A region from the Kineothrix sp. IPX-CK genome encodes:
- a CDS encoding MinD/ParA family protein encodes MDQAEQLRNIIKANSHPQRPLARVITVTSGKGGVGKSNTSINLAIQFRKMGQKVIILDADFGLANIEIMFGTVPKHNLSDLIYQGKNIKEIITRGPMEVGFISGGSGVAALSNITKDNLSYIIQNLAELDSLADTIIIDTGAGISDAVLEFLVASQEILLITTPEPTSITDSYSLLKALCRHPDFSKEETKVRMIANRVRKTGEGENLYNKLYSVVKNYLRTPMEYLGEIPEDGQLSKAVMQQKPVSLENPGAKSALAYEEIAAKLMNKEMNKNTSMRGMAAIFSHILGKR; translated from the coding sequence ATGGATCAGGCTGAACAGTTAAGGAACATTATTAAGGCCAACAGTCATCCACAAAGACCTTTGGCTCGCGTCATCACAGTTACCAGCGGAAAAGGGGGAGTCGGTAAATCCAATACGTCCATTAATTTAGCAATTCAGTTCCGTAAGATGGGGCAGAAAGTGATTATACTCGATGCTGATTTTGGACTTGCGAATATCGAAATTATGTTTGGAACGGTGCCAAAGCACAATTTGAGCGATTTGATATATCAGGGGAAAAATATCAAGGAAATCATTACACGGGGGCCGATGGAAGTGGGATTCATTTCCGGAGGTTCAGGAGTTGCGGCATTGTCTAACATTACTAAAGATAACCTGTCTTATATTATTCAGAATCTTGCGGAGTTGGATTCACTCGCGGATACGATCATCATTGACACGGGAGCGGGTATTTCCGATGCGGTACTGGAATTTCTTGTGGCGAGTCAAGAAATTTTACTGATCACTACTCCGGAGCCGACTTCCATCACAGACTCCTATTCACTGTTAAAGGCGCTTTGCAGACATCCTGATTTCTCCAAGGAAGAAACGAAGGTCAGGATGATTGCCAACAGAGTGAGAAAAACAGGAGAGGGTGAGAATCTTTATAACAAGTTGTATTCTGTTGTAAAGAATTATCTCAGAACTCCTATGGAATATTTAGGGGAGATACCGGAGGACGGACAACTTTCCAAGGCGGTAATGCAGCAAAAGCCAGTATCCTTGGAAAATCCGGGTGCGAAATCAGCGTTAGCTTATGAGGAAATAGCGGCTAAGCTGATGAATAAAGAAATGAATAAGAATACAAGCATGCGGGGAATGGCGGCAATTTTTTCTCATATATTAGGAAAGAGATAA
- a CDS encoding flagellar brake protein, which yields MAGKILSKYVIPGNRVDIRETRKKKGKEDETEARIYQSHVYDVLSEDRIEVVMPMEKTKIILLSIGSEFDLYFYLTDSVYRCRAKVVNRNKKNSTYLLTMDLISDLRRDQRREYFRFSCALEMNSRVLEPDEIKALEKRDKKEFNTPGLPLKKSIIVDISGGGLRFVADFKYEAGSMLLCKYQLDTENGTRVYELTGKVLSVKEVENRQEVYEHRVQYMNIDKDVREEIIRFIFGEERKNLRKKGENL from the coding sequence ATGGCAGGTAAAATATTATCGAAATATGTGATACCGGGGAATAGAGTTGATATAAGGGAGACGCGAAAGAAAAAAGGGAAAGAAGATGAGACTGAGGCTCGAATCTATCAAAGTCATGTGTATGACGTTCTTTCTGAGGACCGAATAGAAGTTGTGATGCCTATGGAAAAGACGAAGATTATTCTACTTTCGATAGGCAGTGAATTCGATTTGTATTTTTATTTGACGGACAGTGTTTACCGATGCCGTGCGAAGGTAGTCAACAGAAATAAGAAAAATAGCACTTATCTTTTGACTATGGATTTGATCAGTGATTTAAGGAGGGATCAGAGGCGGGAATATTTCAGGTTCAGTTGTGCACTGGAGATGAATTCCAGAGTTCTTGAGCCGGACGAGATAAAGGCTTTGGAAAAAAGGGATAAGAAGGAGTTCAATACTCCGGGGCTGCCGCTTAAAAAAAGTATCATCGTGGATATCAGCGGAGGCGGGTTGCGCTTTGTGGCAGATTTTAAATATGAAGCGGGCAGCATGCTGCTTTGCAAATATCAGTTGGATACGGAGAATGGTACCAGAGTATACGAATTGACTGGAAAAGTTCTCAGCGTGAAAGAGGTGGAGAATCGCCAGGAAGTATACGAGCATCGGGTACAGTATATGAATATCGATAAAGATGTGCGGGAAGAAATCATTCGATTTATTTTCGGTGAAGAAAGAAAGAACTTGAGGAAGAAAGGTGAAAATCTATAG
- a CDS encoding CheB methylesterase domain-containing protein: MSIGQVPGGKIVAIASSTGGPKALQAVITKLPAKLNAPIVIVQHMPPGFTASLAERLNTLSELNVKEASEGDVLAAGSVYIAKGGKHLNIRYSGNRHVVYYTDEPNREGVKPCANYMYESLSESRYGEVVCVVMTGMGADGTKGITYLKKQKKTHVIAQEEESCAVYGMPKNIVNAGLSNQIVPLERIAQEIITNVGVI, translated from the coding sequence ATGAGTATAGGTCAGGTACCGGGCGGTAAGATCGTGGCGATCGCCAGTTCTACCGGCGGACCGAAAGCTTTACAGGCAGTGATTACGAAGTTGCCGGCAAAGTTGAACGCTCCGATAGTTATCGTGCAGCATATGCCGCCTGGATTTACGGCATCTTTGGCGGAACGGTTAAATACGCTGAGTGAGTTAAATGTAAAGGAAGCCAGTGAAGGAGATGTTCTGGCGGCAGGGAGCGTTTATATTGCCAAAGGCGGAAAGCATCTCAACATCCGTTATTCGGGGAACCGTCATGTGGTATATTATACGGACGAACCGAATAGAGAGGGCGTAAAGCCGTGCGCTAACTATATGTATGAATCGCTGTCGGAAAGCCGGTATGGCGAAGTAGTATGTGTAGTTATGACAGGAATGGGCGCTGATGGAACGAAGGGAATCACTTATCTGAAAAAACAAAAGAAAACACATGTCATTGCGCAGGAGGAAGAGAGCTGTGCGGTATATGGAATGCCTAAGAATATAGTGAATGCCGGGCTTTCCAATCAAATAGTTCCTCTTGAACGCATTGCGCAGGAAATAATCACGAACGTGGGGGTAATTTAA
- a CDS encoding chemotaxis protein CheA: MDVSQYLEIFLDETKEHLQSLNTEILNLEQDPENADTINEIFRAAHSLKGMAGTMGYKRMQALTHDMENVFSEVRNGTIKVKGNMIDILFKCLDALEEYLNAIQASGDEGTNDNAALIKLLNEVLESKGSDGEAASKAEKRQDSSTDNVSKQIVVHDIAFDDTQKRVLNEALRQGKNVYGITVKVQETCILKAARAFLVFKSLEELGEIIVSDPPVQDIEDERFDLEFSLVFISDSPLERVVDAIKHVSEIEDVQGSIIDKEKLAYVSGSDSMEMDLPMASEKTGSVETVSSERQALQQMAGSTKTAEKKTQVSKPVVNRTVRVDIEKLDVLMNLVSELIIAKNSLVSASGGERGNNSSFNEQIEYLESVTTNLHESVMKVRMVPIESVVNKFPRMIRDLSKKLDKKMELYMSGEETELDRTVVDEIGDPLMHLLRNAADHGLETAQIRKENGKPEVGSIFLDAYQDGNNVVIEVRDDGAGINTEMVKNKAVSRGIITADQGENMSEPEIMNLLFHAGFSTSEVVSDVSGRGVGLDVVKSKIEALSGEVEVKSKLGAGSTWTIRLPLTLAIIQALMVDVGGEKYAVSLGSIQTIEDISPSEIKTVQNKEVIHLRGIVIPLIRLSGVLDVTSKKNPEDNMTVVIVKKGSRMAGLVVDELMGQQEIVIKSLGRYITKCKVISGATILGDGEVALILDTNALF; this comes from the coding sequence ATGGACGTAAGCCAATATCTCGAAATTTTCCTTGATGAAACAAAAGAACATTTACAGAGCTTGAATACTGAAATATTAAATCTTGAGCAGGATCCGGAGAACGCGGATACGATCAATGAAATATTCAGGGCAGCGCATTCCTTAAAGGGTATGGCAGGAACCATGGGCTATAAGAGGATGCAGGCGCTCACTCATGATATGGAAAATGTATTTTCAGAGGTGCGTAATGGCACAATCAAGGTGAAAGGGAATATGATCGATATCCTTTTCAAATGTCTGGATGCGCTGGAGGAATATTTGAATGCGATTCAGGCATCCGGCGATGAGGGAACTAACGACAACGCGGCGCTTATTAAGCTTCTCAATGAAGTATTGGAAAGCAAAGGAAGTGATGGTGAAGCTGCTTCTAAGGCAGAGAAAAGACAAGATAGTTCCACTGACAATGTATCAAAGCAGATTGTTGTTCATGATATCGCTTTTGACGATACACAAAAGCGCGTACTGAACGAAGCGCTTAGACAGGGTAAGAATGTATACGGAATTACTGTAAAGGTTCAGGAAACTTGCATACTGAAGGCGGCGAGAGCATTTCTTGTATTCAAGTCATTAGAAGAACTGGGAGAAATCATCGTATCCGATCCGCCGGTTCAGGACATTGAAGATGAACGATTTGATCTCGAATTTAGCTTGGTTTTCATTTCTGACAGCCCGCTTGAGAGAGTAGTGGATGCGATTAAGCATGTTTCGGAAATCGAAGATGTGCAAGGCTCCATAATCGATAAAGAAAAATTGGCATATGTGTCTGGAAGCGACAGCATGGAAATGGATTTGCCTATGGCTTCTGAAAAGACCGGAAGCGTGGAAACTGTTTCCTCAGAAAGACAAGCGCTGCAGCAGATGGCAGGCAGCACAAAAACGGCAGAGAAGAAAACTCAGGTATCGAAGCCTGTAGTAAACAGAACGGTCCGTGTGGATATAGAGAAACTGGACGTGCTCATGAATCTGGTGAGCGAGCTCATTATAGCGAAGAACTCCTTAGTATCTGCTTCCGGTGGAGAAAGAGGAAATAACTCCAGCTTCAATGAGCAGATTGAATATCTGGAAAGTGTAACGACGAATCTTCATGAATCCGTTATGAAGGTGCGTATGGTTCCTATCGAAAGCGTTGTAAATAAGTTCCCGAGAATGATTCGCGATTTGTCTAAGAAATTGGATAAAAAGATGGAATTGTACATGTCTGGCGAGGAGACGGAGTTAGACCGTACCGTAGTGGACGAAATTGGCGATCCTTTGATGCATTTGCTGCGTAATGCCGCGGACCACGGGTTGGAAACGGCTCAGATCCGTAAGGAAAATGGCAAGCCGGAGGTAGGCTCTATTTTCTTAGACGCTTATCAGGATGGTAATAATGTAGTGATCGAGGTGCGGGATGACGGTGCCGGGATCAATACTGAAATGGTAAAGAATAAGGCGGTAAGCAGGGGAATTATTACTGCGGATCAGGGCGAGAATATGTCCGAGCCGGAGATTATGAACCTTCTGTTCCATGCAGGCTTCTCCACATCGGAGGTAGTGTCCGACGTATCGGGCAGAGGCGTTGGTCTGGATGTGGTAAAATCCAAGATCGAAGCGCTTAGCGGCGAGGTAGAGGTTAAGAGCAAGCTGGGTGCAGGAAGCACATGGACGATTCGCCTTCCGCTGACATTAGCTATTATTCAGGCTTTGATGGTAGACGTGGGCGGCGAGAAATATGCGGTTTCCCTCGGTTCCATACAGACTATCGAGGATATTTCGCCGAGTGAAATCAAGACGGTACAGAATAAAGAAGTAATCCATTTGAGAGGAATCGTTATTCCGCTTATAAGGCTGAGCGGCGTGCTCGATGTCACGAGCAAGAAAAACCCTGAAGATAACATGACAGTGGTCATCGTTAAGAAGGGCAGTCGGATGGCAGGCCTTGTAGTAGATGAACTTATGGGACAGCAGGAAATCGTTATCAAGTCTTTGGGCAGATATATTACGAAATGTAAAGTAATCAGCGGAGCCACTATTTTAGGCGACGGTGAAGTTGCACTGATTCTCGATACGAATGCGTTGTTTTAA
- a CDS encoding chemotaxis protein CheW yields MEELKVGLENETTQFIVVRLGEEQYGINIKYVDNIVRMQHITRVPKVQEYLRGVINLRGEVIPVMSIRVKMDLELDEYTKATRIIILKLEQQGNIGIIVDEVKEVVTLDNSQIEKVAYDSKEERENFIFAIGKYEDGGLISLLDLNMVVLDKENA; encoded by the coding sequence ATGGAAGAATTAAAAGTCGGTTTAGAAAATGAGACCACTCAGTTCATTGTAGTGAGACTGGGTGAGGAGCAATATGGCATAAATATCAAATATGTGGACAACATTGTGCGCATGCAGCATATTACGCGAGTTCCTAAGGTGCAGGAATATTTAAGGGGCGTTATTAACCTTAGAGGCGAAGTGATTCCTGTTATGAGCATACGCGTAAAGATGGATTTGGAACTGGATGAATATACGAAAGCTACGAGAATCATCATATTAAAGCTGGAACAGCAGGGAAACATCGGAATCATCGTGGATGAAGTGAAGGAAGTAGTAACATTGGATAACTCTCAGATCGAAAAGGTAGCATATGACAGCAAAGAAGAGCGGGAAAACTTTATCTTCGCCATTGGTAAATACGAGGACGGAGGGTTGATATCCCTTCTCGATTTAAACATGGTTGTTTTGGATAAAGAGAACGCATAG
- a CDS encoding chemotaxis protein CheC, with product MANLDLETMSQEYYDVLKELGNIGAGNATTALAQMLQCKVDMSVPQVRLLEFQDVATLMGGEEQIMAGIYLGVDGDITGSIMFLLEKDSARHLVSKLMGMHLEGEDFSEMEMSALQEVGNIITGSYLNSLSSLTGLCIYPTIPSLAIDMAGAILSVPAIEFGTLGDKILLIQTQFFDEIQLDGYFILIPDLESYGKILSSLGIV from the coding sequence GTGGCTAATCTGGATTTGGAGACTATGTCTCAGGAGTATTACGACGTATTAAAGGAATTGGGAAATATCGGAGCTGGAAATGCAACAACTGCTTTGGCACAAATGCTGCAATGTAAGGTCGATATGTCAGTGCCGCAGGTCAGGCTTCTGGAGTTTCAGGATGTCGCTACCCTTATGGGCGGTGAGGAGCAGATTATGGCAGGAATCTATCTGGGCGTAGATGGAGATATTACGGGAAGCATTATGTTTTTGCTGGAGAAGGATTCGGCCAGGCATTTGGTAAGCAAGCTTATGGGAATGCACTTGGAAGGTGAAGACTTTTCGGAAATGGAGATGTCGGCACTGCAGGAGGTAGGAAATATTATAACAGGTTCTTATCTGAATTCCCTATCCTCACTTACCGGGTTATGTATTTATCCTACGATTCCGTCCTTAGCAATAGATATGGCAGGTGCTATTTTAAGCGTTCCGGCAATCGAATTCGGAACTTTGGGAGATAAAATCCTATTAATACAGACGCAGTTTTTTGATGAGATTCAATTGGATGGTTATTTTATCCTTATTCCTGATTTGGAGTCTTACGGAAAGATATTGTCTTCTCTTGGAATTGTGTGA
- a CDS encoding chemotaxis protein CheD (catalyzes the conversion of glutamine residues to glutamate on methyl-accepting chemotaxis receptors): MSETIKVGMADLKICVSPDVVTTLGLGSCVGIAIRDPITKIGGLAHIMLPDSTQIKNNSNVPKFADTGIIELVRQIVAKGANQSRLVAKIAGGAQMFAFQNKSDMVRIGDRNVEATKKKLAELKIPVLAQDTGDSYGRTVIFYPETGDFVIRAVGKEQRVI, encoded by the coding sequence ATGAGTGAAACAATAAAAGTCGGAATGGCGGATCTTAAAATATGCGTGAGTCCGGATGTCGTTACAACTTTAGGCTTGGGGTCTTGTGTTGGAATCGCAATTCGAGACCCCATAACTAAAATAGGAGGATTGGCGCATATCATGCTGCCAGACAGCACGCAGATAAAAAACAACAGCAATGTTCCTAAGTTCGCGGATACAGGAATTATCGAGCTGGTACGCCAGATTGTCGCAAAAGGCGCGAATCAAAGCCGTCTTGTGGCGAAAATAGCAGGAGGGGCACAGATGTTCGCTTTTCAAAATAAATCGGATATGGTGCGTATTGGAGACAGGAATGTAGAAGCGACGAAGAAAAAGCTGGCAGAGCTAAAAATACCGGTTTTGGCACAGGATACCGGCGACAGTTATGGAAGGACGGTTATATTTTATCCGGAGACGGGCGATTTTGTAATTCGTGCGGTTGGTAAGGAGCAGAGAGTAATATAA
- a CDS encoding FliA/WhiG family RNA polymerase sigma factor: MDEAGRKKMWEEYGRGKSTEVREKLILEYAPLVKLVAGRLSMYLGYNVEYDDLVGYGIFGLIDAIDKFDSMKEVKFETYASLRIRGAILDQIRKMDWIPRTIRQRQKKVENAIKEIEAIHGRNATEEEIAVSLGISETEYGEWQSQMKITNVVSLNEFMEQGSEVPSENNKNSHFYSPEEVIEKAELKVVLGEALGLLTEKERRVIELYYYEELTLKEISSILEVSESRISQLHTRGLQKMKTKMGNYIGILTMS, encoded by the coding sequence ATGGACGAAGCAGGCAGAAAAAAGATGTGGGAGGAATACGGGAGAGGAAAGTCAACTGAAGTACGCGAGAAACTTATCTTGGAATATGCTCCGCTCGTAAAGCTGGTAGCAGGCAGACTCAGCATGTATTTGGGGTATAACGTTGAATACGATGACTTGGTCGGTTACGGTATTTTCGGATTGATAGATGCCATCGATAAATTTGACAGTATGAAGGAGGTCAAATTTGAGACTTATGCCAGTCTGCGCATTCGGGGAGCAATTCTCGATCAGATACGCAAGATGGACTGGATACCCAGAACGATAAGGCAGCGCCAGAAGAAGGTTGAGAATGCGATAAAAGAAATCGAGGCAATACACGGAAGAAATGCGACAGAAGAGGAGATTGCGGTGTCCCTTGGAATTTCCGAGACGGAGTACGGTGAGTGGCAGTCGCAGATGAAGATTACGAATGTGGTATCTCTGAACGAGTTCATGGAACAGGGAAGCGAGGTGCCTTCCGAAAATAATAAAAATTCACATTTTTACAGTCCGGAAGAGGTGATTGAAAAAGCAGAGTTAAAGGTGGTATTAGGAGAGGCACTAGGTCTGCTTACGGAAAAAGAACGCAGAGTGATTGAATTATATTATTATGAGGAATTAACGCTGAAAGAGATAAGCAGTATATTGGAAGTGTCAGAGTCGAGAATTTCGCAACTGCATACGCGGGGTTTGCAGAAAATGAAAACCAAAATGGGGAACTACATAGGAATATTGACTATGAGTTAG
- a CDS encoding FapA family protein — MNGYFQLICEEGITRLQVFPPTNAGEPVNLGEIVEYLSSRNIVYDNQALHSVIGKQEPYVIIINSVAHMEERESYKLMVSSDKMTATVRFYPPSVNGGKMTKSEFIDDLGFKGIKFGIQEEEISKYFENRRYCEDIIVARGKEPRHGTDAYIEYYFNTDLKVKPTLKDDGSVDFFNLNTINHCHKGDVIARLFPEDMGESGTNLMGERLKPRDVKKKMLKYSRNVTLSEDKLSMISEVDGHVTLVDEKVFVSDVLSVDNVDNATGNIEYDGSIQVRGNVCANFSVKSKGNIEVQGVVEGAYLEADGDITIARGMNGMNRGILRARGNIVAKYMENTTATAGGYVSSESILHSTVQAGTEVTVSGKRGFITGGRVCATNAITVKTLGSPMGVDTIVEVGANPTTKTRIQELQKEILEATKVVKSVQPILTSTQQKLAKGVKLSPEQIQYMKSLIFLSKEKTKEIEEKTAEMDGLQEFIGNMSGACVNVTGVVYGGTRVCIGDLSMIIKNEMQYCKFIKMDGEVKMTAL; from the coding sequence ATGAATGGATATTTTCAACTTATTTGTGAAGAAGGTATAACGAGATTACAAGTATTTCCACCGACAAACGCCGGAGAGCCAGTTAATTTAGGGGAAATTGTAGAATATTTATCGAGCAGAAATATCGTATATGATAATCAGGCACTGCATTCTGTCATTGGAAAACAGGAGCCTTATGTGATAATTATTAATAGTGTGGCGCACATGGAAGAACGTGAGAGCTACAAACTGATGGTGAGTTCGGATAAAATGACGGCTACCGTTCGTTTTTATCCTCCTTCTGTAAACGGCGGAAAGATGACTAAAAGCGAATTTATCGACGATCTTGGCTTTAAAGGGATAAAATTCGGAATACAGGAAGAAGAAATAAGCAAGTACTTTGAAAACAGACGTTATTGTGAAGATATCATCGTTGCGAGGGGAAAAGAGCCCCGTCACGGGACAGACGCTTATATAGAATACTATTTTAATACAGACTTAAAAGTAAAACCTACATTGAAAGATGATGGAAGCGTAGATTTTTTTAATCTAAATACAATCAATCATTGTCATAAGGGTGATGTGATTGCCAGGCTGTTTCCTGAAGACATGGGGGAATCTGGCACCAATCTGATGGGAGAGAGGCTGAAGCCGCGGGATGTAAAGAAAAAGATGCTGAAATACAGCAGAAATGTCACGCTCTCTGAGGACAAGCTCAGCATGATTTCTGAGGTGGACGGGCATGTTACCTTAGTGGATGAGAAGGTGTTCGTTTCCGACGTCTTATCTGTCGATAATGTGGATAACGCCACGGGAAATATAGAATATGATGGAAGTATTCAAGTCAGAGGAAATGTATGTGCAAATTTCTCGGTGAAATCAAAAGGAAACATCGAGGTTCAAGGGGTGGTAGAGGGCGCTTATCTAGAGGCTGACGGTGATATCACCATTGCCAGAGGTATGAACGGTATGAATCGGGGAATACTGCGGGCGAGGGGAAATATCGTTGCGAAGTATATGGAGAATACCACGGCGACGGCAGGTGGATATGTGTCTTCAGAATCTATTCTGCACAGTACGGTGCAAGCAGGAACTGAGGTGACGGTAAGCGGAAAACGAGGCTTTATAACGGGCGGACGGGTATGCGCTACGAATGCGATAACTGTAAAGACGTTGGGATCTCCGATGGGTGTGGATACCATAGTAGAGGTAGGCGCCAATCCTACCACGAAGACCCGTATTCAAGAGTTACAAAAGGAAATCCTGGAGGCGACAAAGGTAGTTAAATCGGTTCAGCCGATACTAACGTCCACGCAGCAGAAGTTGGCGAAGGGAGTAAAGCTGTCTCCGGAACAAATACAGTACATGAAGTCTTTGATTTTCTTAAGCAAGGAGAAGACGAAGGAGATAGAAGAAAAGACGGCGGAAATGGATGGGCTTCAGGAGTTTATCGGTAATATGTCGGGAGCATGTGTCAACGTGACTGGTGTGGTATACGGAGGAACCCGTGTTTGTATAGGTGATTTATCCATGATAATTAAGAATGAAATGCAGTATTGCAAATTCATTAAAATGGATGGCGAGGTAAAAATGACGGCACTTTAG
- a CDS encoding DUF6115 domain-containing protein, producing the protein MITAEIVLLIIGGIILVLSFVLPVWKEKTEKKEPQIDKGQIKELVEKEVEEAKKRIGDIVDETVTYSMEKTERSMERLANEKIMAVNEYSDLVLENINKNHNEVIFLYDMLNDKHENLVNTVSEAGKVAKEIKQVVKQPEEEISKAEKKSVPAAAKFPKEETVAEKKVESEAEVFVPIAPEKVTVKKSGRRKAADAVKTKVVGGEVEVKSEPAKSEHGGKEETVRNSNEKILSLHKEGKSQTAIAKELGLGVGEVKLVIDLFEQA; encoded by the coding sequence ATGATTACAGCGGAAATTGTTCTTCTTATTATTGGCGGTATCATTTTGGTATTGAGCTTTGTTTTGCCTGTTTGGAAGGAGAAAACGGAGAAAAAAGAGCCGCAGATAGATAAAGGACAAATAAAAGAACTGGTAGAAAAAGAAGTGGAAGAGGCCAAGAAGCGTATCGGCGATATCGTCGATGAGACGGTCACATATTCCATGGAGAAAACGGAGCGCAGTATGGAGCGGCTGGCAAATGAGAAAATCATGGCAGTCAACGAATACTCGGATCTTGTACTGGAAAATATTAATAAGAATCATAATGAAGTAATTTTTTTGTATGACATGCTCAACGATAAGCACGAAAACCTTGTGAATACTGTAAGTGAAGCCGGTAAGGTCGCGAAGGAAATAAAGCAAGTGGTAAAGCAGCCTGAGGAAGAAATAAGCAAGGCAGAGAAAAAATCTGTTCCTGCAGCGGCAAAATTTCCTAAAGAAGAAACTGTGGCCGAGAAAAAGGTGGAAAGCGAAGCAGAAGTGTTCGTACCCATTGCTCCGGAGAAGGTGACTGTTAAAAAGAGCGGCAGACGCAAAGCTGCGGATGCGGTGAAAACGAAGGTTGTAGGCGGTGAGGTCGAAGTAAAGAGTGAGCCGGCTAAGTCTGAGCATGGTGGCAAAGAAGAAACGGTCAGAAACAGTAACGAAAAAATATTGAGTCTGCACAAGGAAGGAAAATCCCAAACTGCGATAGCGAAGGAATTAGGACTCGGTGTCGGAGAGGTGAAGCTGGTCATCGATTTATTTGAGCAGGCTTAA
- the rpsB gene encoding 30S ribosomal protein S2 produces MSVISMKQLLEAGVHFGHQTRRWNPKMAPYIFTERNGIHIIDLQKSVGKVDEAYKAVFDIATQGGTILFVGTKKQAQDAVKSEAERCGMFYVNERWLGGMLTNFKTIRSRIDRLKKIEQMSQDGTFDVLPKKEVIALKKEWEKLEKNLGGIKDMTRIPDAIFVVDPKKERICVQEAHTLGITLIGIGDTNSDPEELDYIIPGNDDAIRAVKLIVSKMADAVIEANQGEEAFTEVAEEMTAEATEATDIEEIAAE; encoded by the coding sequence ATGAGCGTTATTTCAATGAAACAGTTATTAGAGGCAGGTGTTCATTTCGGACATCAGACGAGAAGATGGAACCCTAAGATGGCTCCTTACATCTTTACGGAGAGAAATGGTATCCACATCATTGACTTACAGAAGTCTGTAGGCAAGGTAGATGAAGCTTACAAAGCGGTATTTGATATCGCAACTCAGGGCGGGACAATTCTTTTTGTTGGTACGAAAAAGCAGGCACAGGATGCCGTTAAATCGGAAGCAGAGCGTTGCGGAATGTTCTATGTAAATGAGAGATGGTTAGGCGGCATGCTCACCAACTTCAAGACGATTCGCAGCAGAATTGACAGATTAAAGAAGATCGAGCAGATGTCCCAGGACGGAACTTTCGATGTTCTTCCTAAGAAAGAAGTTATTGCACTCAAGAAAGAGTGGGAGAAGTTAGAGAAGAATCTGGGTGGAATCAAAGATATGACAAGAATTCCCGATGCTATTTTCGTAGTAGACCCTAAGAAGGAAAGAATCTGTGTGCAGGAAGCTCATACATTGGGCATTACGTTGATTGGAATCGGCGATACGAACAGCGATCCGGAAGAACTTGATTATATCATCCCGGGAAATGACGATGCTATCAGAGCCGTAAAATTAATCGTTTCCAAGATGGCTGATGCTGTAATTGAAGCTAATCAGGGAGAGGAAGCTTTCACAGAAGTGGCTGAAGAAATGACTGCTGAGGCTACAGAAGCAACCGATATTGAAGAAATTGCGGCAGAATAA